The proteins below are encoded in one region of Brassica napus cultivar Da-Ae chromosome A6, Da-Ae, whole genome shotgun sequence:
- the LOC106346275 gene encoding probable receptor-like protein kinase At5g18500 isoform X1 — MSGLKIWQATVISIALFIIAILSVLSFCLIWKKKPKISKTLSLPIIQTPPISKEIKEIRIEHVTNFDPHSNEPDNFLLNLDMEKKRKNGVSSSPSGSGEEGSMCVANMSSSSLYEMATPSPLSGLPESHLGWGHWFTLRDLEIATNSFSQENVIGEGGYGVVYRGELTNGTHVAVKKILNHLFCRGQAEKEFRVEVDAIGHVRHKNLVRLLGYCIEGTHRILVYEYMNNGNLEEWLHGAMRQHGYLTWEARMKVLTCTSKALAYLHEAIEPKVVHRDIKSSNILLDDRFNAKVSDFGLAKLLGDGKSHVTTRVMGTFGYVAPEYANTGLLNEKSDVYSFGVLILEAITGRDPVDYARPASEVNLVEWLKMMVGTKRLEEVIDPNIAVKPATRALKRVLLTALRCIDPDSEKRPKMSQVVRMLESEEYPIPREDRRGRRAQEENSDTDRSTPASRTQSKRLQ; from the exons ATGTCTGGACTTAAGATCTGGCAAGCAACAGTTATCTCCATTGCCTTGTTCATCATAGCCATACTTTCtgttctttccttttgtctcatatggaaaaagaaaccaaaaatatctaaaacctTGAGTCTTCCCATCATCCAAACCCCTCCTATATCCAAAGAGATCAAAGAAATCAGAATTGAGCATGTCACAAACTTTGACCCTCACAGCAATGAACCTGACAACTTCTTGCTTAATTTGgatatggagaagaagagaaagaacggTGTAAGTAGCAGCCCATCTGGCTCAGGGGAAGAAGGTTCTATGTGTGTTGCAAACATGTCTTCATCATCATTGTATGAGATGGCAACACCATCACCTCTCTCCGGTTTGCCTGAATCACACCTTGGTTGGGGTCATTGGTTTACTCTGAGAGATCTTGAGATAGCAACAAACAGTTTCTCACAAGAGAATGTGATTGGTGAAGGAGGATATGGAGTTGTATACAGAGGAGAGTTGACTAATGGAACTCATGTCGCCGTGAAAAAGATCTTGAACCATTT attttgtagGGGACAAGCTGAGAAAGAGTTTAGAGTAGAGGTTGATGCTATTGGTCATGTGCGTCACAAGAACTTGGTACGTCTTCTTGGATACTGCATTGAAGGCACACACAG GATATTGGTTTATGAGTATATGAACAATGGGAACCTCGAAGAATGGCTTCACGGAGCAATGAGACAGCATGGATACTTAActtgggaagcaagaatgaaagttCTCACATGCACATCCAAGGC TCTTGCGTATCTACACGAGGCAATCGAGCCAAAAGTAGTCCACAGAGACATCAAGTCCAGCAACATATTGCTTGACGATAGATTCAACGCAAAGGTTTCTGATTTTGGGCTTGCCAAGTTGCTTGGAGATGGGAAAAGTCATGTGACCACTAGAGTGATGGGAACATTTGGGTATGTTGCTCCAGAATACGCGAATACAGGACTTCTGAATGAGAAGAGTGATGTGTACAGCTTTGGTGTCTTGATCTTAGAAGCAATAACCGGAAGGGATCCTGTGGACTATGCACGTCCTGCTAGTGAG GTGAATCTAGTTGAGTGGTTGAAGATGATGGTAGGAACTAAGAGACTGGAAGAAGTGATTGATCCAAACATAGCGGTTAAGCCAGCTACAAGAGCGTTGAAACGTGTTCTTCTTACGGCACTAAGATGCATTGATCCTGACTCTGAAAAGAGACCTAAAATGAGCCAAGTTGTGCGTATGCTAGAGTCTGAGGAATATCCCATACCAAGAGAG GATCGGAGAGGGCGTAGAGCGCAAGAGGAAAACTCGGATACTGATAGAAGCACACCAGCTTCAAGAACACAGAGCAAGAGACTTCAATAA
- the LOC106346275 gene encoding probable receptor-like protein kinase At5g18500 isoform X2, translated as MSGLKIWQATVISIALFIIAILSVLSFCLIWKKKPKISKTLSLPIIQTPPISKEIKEIRIEHVTNFDPHSNEPDNFLLNLDMEKKRKNGVSSSPSGSGEEGSMCVANMSSSSLYEMATPSPLSGLPESHLGWGHWFTLRDLEIATNSFSQENVIGEGGYGVVYRGELTNGTHVAVKKILNHLGQAEKEFRVEVDAIGHVRHKNLVRLLGYCIEGTHRILVYEYMNNGNLEEWLHGAMRQHGYLTWEARMKVLTCTSKALAYLHEAIEPKVVHRDIKSSNILLDDRFNAKVSDFGLAKLLGDGKSHVTTRVMGTFGYVAPEYANTGLLNEKSDVYSFGVLILEAITGRDPVDYARPASEVNLVEWLKMMVGTKRLEEVIDPNIAVKPATRALKRVLLTALRCIDPDSEKRPKMSQVVRMLESEEYPIPREDRRGRRAQEENSDTDRSTPASRTQSKRLQ; from the exons ATGTCTGGACTTAAGATCTGGCAAGCAACAGTTATCTCCATTGCCTTGTTCATCATAGCCATACTTTCtgttctttccttttgtctcatatggaaaaagaaaccaaaaatatctaaaacctTGAGTCTTCCCATCATCCAAACCCCTCCTATATCCAAAGAGATCAAAGAAATCAGAATTGAGCATGTCACAAACTTTGACCCTCACAGCAATGAACCTGACAACTTCTTGCTTAATTTGgatatggagaagaagagaaagaacggTGTAAGTAGCAGCCCATCTGGCTCAGGGGAAGAAGGTTCTATGTGTGTTGCAAACATGTCTTCATCATCATTGTATGAGATGGCAACACCATCACCTCTCTCCGGTTTGCCTGAATCACACCTTGGTTGGGGTCATTGGTTTACTCTGAGAGATCTTGAGATAGCAACAAACAGTTTCTCACAAGAGAATGTGATTGGTGAAGGAGGATATGGAGTTGTATACAGAGGAGAGTTGACTAATGGAACTCATGTCGCCGTGAAAAAGATCTTGAACCATTT GGGACAAGCTGAGAAAGAGTTTAGAGTAGAGGTTGATGCTATTGGTCATGTGCGTCACAAGAACTTGGTACGTCTTCTTGGATACTGCATTGAAGGCACACACAG GATATTGGTTTATGAGTATATGAACAATGGGAACCTCGAAGAATGGCTTCACGGAGCAATGAGACAGCATGGATACTTAActtgggaagcaagaatgaaagttCTCACATGCACATCCAAGGC TCTTGCGTATCTACACGAGGCAATCGAGCCAAAAGTAGTCCACAGAGACATCAAGTCCAGCAACATATTGCTTGACGATAGATTCAACGCAAAGGTTTCTGATTTTGGGCTTGCCAAGTTGCTTGGAGATGGGAAAAGTCATGTGACCACTAGAGTGATGGGAACATTTGGGTATGTTGCTCCAGAATACGCGAATACAGGACTTCTGAATGAGAAGAGTGATGTGTACAGCTTTGGTGTCTTGATCTTAGAAGCAATAACCGGAAGGGATCCTGTGGACTATGCACGTCCTGCTAGTGAG GTGAATCTAGTTGAGTGGTTGAAGATGATGGTAGGAACTAAGAGACTGGAAGAAGTGATTGATCCAAACATAGCGGTTAAGCCAGCTACAAGAGCGTTGAAACGTGTTCTTCTTACGGCACTAAGATGCATTGATCCTGACTCTGAAAAGAGACCTAAAATGAGCCAAGTTGTGCGTATGCTAGAGTCTGAGGAATATCCCATACCAAGAGAG GATCGGAGAGGGCGTAGAGCGCAAGAGGAAAACTCGGATACTGATAGAAGCACACCAGCTTCAAGAACACAGAGCAAGAGACTTCAATAA
- the LOC106346277 gene encoding PLASMODESMATA CALLOSE-BINDING PROTEIN 4-like: MAKQSYFFLFLSLVSLSSSTTTTHDVLNPPTVFPTNPTTTPPVTTFPPVTITPTNPTTTVPLTPPVTTVPATLTPPVTNPVTQYPPTQPSGMVPVPVIPPPVTSNSPSVSGQSWCVAKPGASQTSLQLALDYACGLGGADCSQIQQGGNCYSPISLQNHASFAFNSYYQKNPSPQSCDFGGAASLVSTNPSTGSCIYQTDSSTSTTPTPSTQTVNQPPVTSTPIIPTGGGIMGVGTPPAVFNPANPSSNTLNNPLSGGPAVYGFDGSPNGNNPTLSDSTNLQLHFDHTMVVTLFLHAVLFH; the protein is encoded by the exons ATGGCAAAACAGAGTTacttcttcttgtttctttctcttGTCTCCCTCTCTTCCTCAACAACTACAACTCATGATGTCTTAAACCCACCAACGGTCTTCCCTACAAACCCTACAACTACACCACCGGTTACTACATTTCCTCCTGTGACCATAACCCCAACAAACCCTACCACAACAGTTCCTCTTACACCTCCAGTCACAACAGTCCCAGCAACACTCACACCGCCCGTGACCAACCCAGTGACTCAGTATCCTCCAACACAACCCTCAGGGATGGTTCCGGTTCCTGTGATTCCACCGCCTGTTACCTCAAACTCTCCTTCGGTTTCAGGACAAAGCTGGTGCGTGGCAAAGCCTGGAGCCTCTCAAACCTCACTCCAGCTGGCTCTTGACTATGCCTGCGGGTTAGGTGGAGCTGATTGCTCTCAGATACAGCAAGGAGGCAACTGTTATTCCCCTATCAGTCTTCAGAACCATGCCTCATTTGCCTTCAACAGCTATTACCAGAAGAACCCTTCTCCTCAAAGCTGCGATTTTGGCGGTGCAGCCTCACTTGTTAGCACCAACCCAA GCACTGGTTCTTGTATTTACCAAACAGACTCATCAACATCAACAACACCAACCCCATCAACACAAACGGTGAACCAGCCTCCTGTTACATCAACACCAATAATACCAACAGGAGGCGGGATAATGGG GGTTGGAACTCCACCAGCAGTGTTTAACCCGGcgaatccttcatcaaacacTCTGAACAATCCATTATCAGGAGGTCCCGCGGTCTACGGGTTTGATGGTTCACCTAATGGGAACAATCCAACGTTATCAGACTCTACCAACTTGCAGCTTCACTTTGATCACACTATGGTGGTAACATTGTTTCTTCACGCAGTGCTATTTCATTAG